A single region of the Eremothecium gossypii ATCC 10895 chromosome V, complete sequence genome encodes:
- the MRX8 gene encoding translation initiation/elongation factor MRX8 (Syntenic homolog of Saccharomyces cerevisiae YDR336W), with protein MAATRRSANCLQQLRSYGIDVKQLVLNTKVNVPSKEATVKPSKVPVTLSKPIPKATTSISMQLFEEYNPGIVLPKAADMSLISRFFNSSKVKFEWCAREYLEIPGERYKIEQAQLQQQELLDEKSFNESLDIREPTEAYRVSADIKNRPIPNTEQLTRGSFLLHDELPEIIFLGRSNAGKSTLLNNLTTNFKQVQLNRHATTSKKAGHTRALYCYNVGNRLRLVDSPGYGVMSTQQQGECTMQYIRERKQLRRCFMLISAKDGFTKTDYGMLEFLMNYGIAFEVIFTKMDKVRDVKTLRDSISTSGILDAPIRPRLMFLNSVVNKAYPKRLGIAHLRQTIFEACNIKPNTLPSKAYKQ; from the coding sequence ATGGCAGCTACACGGCGATCCGCTAACTGCCTACAACAGTTGCGAAGCTATGGTATCGATGTAAAACAGCTTGTACTAAACACCAAGGTCAACGTACCTTCGAAAGAAGCAACTGTTAAACCTTCTAAAGTCCCTGTTACACTTTCGAAGCCCATTCCCAAGGCAACAACCAGCATATCCATGCAACTCTTTGAAGAGTATAACCCTGGTATAGTACTTCCAAAAGCTGCAGATATGTCACTGATTAGTAGGTTCTTTAATAGTTCCAAAGTGAAATTTGAGTGGTGTGCAAGAGAATACTTGGAAATACCCGGTGAGCGATACAAAATCGAACAGGCGCAGCTACAGCAGCAAGAGCTACTTGACGAGAAATCATTTAATGAGTCGCTCGATATCCGAGAGCCTACTGAAGCGTACAGAGTCTCGGCCGACATCAAAAACCGCCCTATCCCAAATACAGAGCAACTTACCAGGGGGAGTTTTCTCCTGCATGACGAATTGCCTGAGATCATCTTCTTAGGCCGTTCTAATGCTGGCAAATCCACATTACTCAATAATCTGACGACGAATTTTAAACAGGTCCAACTCAATCGTCATGCAACTACCTCTAAGAAGGCAGGTCATACGCGAGCCCTATACTGCTACAACGTCGGTAACCGATTGAGGCTGGTAGACTCACCAGGTTATGGTGTTATGAGTACGCAGCAACAGGGCGAATGTACTATGCAATACATCAGAGAGAGAAAGCAACTGAGACGCTGCTTTATGTTGATATCTGCGAAGGATGGCTTTACAAAGACGGACTATGGCATGCTGGAATTCTTGATGAACTATGGCATCGCATTCGAAGTCATCTTTACAAAAATGGATAAGGTTCGAGATGTTAAAACGCTACGCGATAGCATATCAACCAGTGGAATCCTAGATGCGCCTATTCGGCCCAGACTAATGTTCTTGAATTCCGTAGTTAACAAAGCTTACCCAAAACGACTTGGCATAGCACATTTGCGCCAGACCATTTTTGAAGCATGCAACATCAAGCCCAACACGCTTCCATCTAAAGCATACAAACAGTAA
- the GAR1 gene encoding H/ACA snoRNP pseudouridylase subunit GAR1 (Syntenic homolog of Saccharomyces cerevisiae YHR089C (GAR1)), translated as MSFRGNSRGGRGGARGGSRGGRGGFGGRQFQQGPPDSVVEMGAFMHDCEGDIVCRSINTKIPYFNAMIYLENKTEVGKVDEILGPLNEVFFTIKCAEGVKASSFKDGDKFYISPEKLLPIERFIPKPKVAGPPKPKRKRAAGGAPGRGGFGGRGGSRGGFGGRGGARGGFGGRGGARGGFGGFGGRGGSRGGFGGRGGARGGSRGGRGGKRF; from the coding sequence ATGAGTTTTAGAGGCAACAGCAGGGGCGGCCGTGGCGGCGCCAGAGGTGGGTCCAGAGGCGGCAGAGGCGGTTTCGGTGGCCGGCAGTTCCAGCAGGGTCCTCCGGACTCTGTTGTGGAAATGGGCGCTTTTATGCACGACTGTGAGGGCGACATTGTGTGCCGGTCGATCAACACCAAGATTCCATATTTCAATGCCATGATTTACTTGGAGAACAAGACCGAGGTCGGCAAAGTGGACGAGATTTTGGGTCCGCTGAACGAGGTGTTCTTCACGATCAAGTGTGCGGAGGGCGTCAAGGCGTCCTCTTTCAAGGACGGGGACAAGTTCTACATTTCGCCTGAGAAGCTATTACCCATTGAAAGGTTCATACCGAAGCCAAAAGTGGCGGGCCCTCCTAAGCCTAAGAGAAAGAGAGCGGCTGGAGGAGCTCCAGGCCGGGGCGGCTTTGGCGGCCGTGGCGGCTCGAGAGGTGGCTTTGGCGGCCGTGGCGGTGCTAGAGGCGGTTTCGGCGGCCGTGGCGGTGCTAGAGGCGGTTTCGGCGGCTTTGGCGGCCGTGGCGGTTCCAGAGGCGGCTTTGGCGGTCGCGGCGGTGCTAGAGGTGGATCCAGAGGTGGCCGTGGGGGTAAGAGATTCTAA
- the MRPS28 gene encoding mitochondrial 37S ribosomal protein uS15m (Syntenic homolog of Saccharomyces cerevisiae YDR337W (MRPS28)): MLSRDLVRMSLSSVRAFSSTSVACSTKAVRALRAQKIRQANQAKQNKLKSSLGAVDPVLGRKDTPFVVRMLAELREPHVLVNDYKTEEVDKMMASIEAARRERMQLSGMETFAGSNFDAASIAARREAVMRILNMRNADQATAVKRATRLAMEEFQRFPGDTGSSEVQAAVLTINIQKIAAHVKDNKKDNLNTRRLRMLVQQRQGILRYLKRDNPQRYYWTIEKLGLDDNAVEMEFNMDRRYMQDYKFFGDRILIKDSKKVASAKRRASRKERKLAAAAMQ, from the coding sequence ATGTTGTCTCGAGACTTGGTCCGCATGTCGCTGAGCAGCGTGAGGGCATTTAGCAGCACCTCTGTTGCGTGCAGCACAAAGGCCGTTAGGGCGCTAAGAGCGCAGAAGATACGGCAAGCCAATCAGGCCAAACAAAACAAGCTCAAGTCGTCATTGGGGGCTGTGGACCCTGTTTTAGGGCGTAAGGACACACCTTTTGTTGTGCGTATGCTGGCTGAGTTGCGGGAGCCGCATGTGTTGGTAAACGACTACAAAACGGAGGAGGTGGACAAGATGATGGCCTCGATCGAGGCCGCTAGACGCGAGCGGATGCAGCTAAGCGGTATGGAGACATTTGCAGGCAGCAACTTTGATGCTGCAAGCATTGCTGCCAGGCGCGAGGCTGTCATGCGGATCCTGAATATGCGTAATGCGGACCAGGCCACTGCGGTGAAGCGGGCGACCCGTTTGGCTATGGAGGAATTTCAGCGCTTTCCTGGCGACACAGGCTCCAGCGAGGTTCAGGCTGCTGTATTAACCATTAACATCCAGAAAATTGCCGCTCACGTGAAGGATAACAAGAAGGACAACCTAAATACCAGGAGACTTCGCATGCTTGTACAACAAAGACAAGGTATTTTAAGATATCTCAAGCGGGACAATCCACAGCGTTACTACTGGACAATCGAGAAGCTGGGTCTGGACGACAACGCAGTAGAGATGGAGTTTAACATGGACCGGAGGTACATGCAGGATTACAAATTCTTCGGGGACCGGATTCTGATCAAGGACTCTAAAAAGGTTGCAAGTGCAAAGCGGAGAGCTAGTCGGAAGGAGCGGAAGcttgcagctgcagcaaTGCAGTGA